TTCTGTGTTTGTTTGGGGGAATTAATACGTATATCCTGGATTTTGAGTCATGTTTGGATTGGTCTGGATTTCCGAATAAGGAATCGGGAAAAGGTAGTTTTTCGACGCATCGAAAACGGCGGGTGCAATATCCAATATGGTATAGCTAAAAGTCCCGTCTACATTTTTAACAATATTCATCCCTTTCAGCGGGCTATTCAACACCTGTTCCGCGATTTTCCATCTCCTGATGTCCCAGAACCTTTGCTCCTCGAAAGCCATTTCTATGCGGCGTTCATTGATGATAAGCTTGCGCATCTGGTCTTTTGTGATGCCTGCGGCAATTCCATACCTGTCGTCGGTTCCGGCAGTAATCCCTGCCCTTTTGCGGATCGCTTTTATGGCATCCAGTACTTCGTTAACCGGGCCATTGAGCTCGTTCATTGCTTCTGCATAATTCAATAAGATTTCTGCATAACGGAACAGAATTACATGGTGATTCTGGTTGCTATAGGTACCTGAATTTTCGAACTTACCCATAAATTTACGCAGGTAATAACCTGTTTTTGTTTGCGTTCTGCTTCCTCCCGGGCGGTCCAGACCACCATTAAAAGTCTCTAGAGGTCTGCTCAGCCACTGGGTCGTGTTGAACATAATCGTTGCTCCAAATCTTGGATCTCTGTTTTTATAAGGATCAGCGGCATCATATCCTGAACCTGATTCCTGTGGCATTTTGCCGTTTTTCATCGGGAATGCATCTACCAGGTTTTGCGTAGGACTGGTGGTTCCATTCCCCTCCGTATACCCGATTGGCCCATTACTGAGCTCAACACTCTGGTTCTGCGCCTGTTCTTTCATGAAAATGATTTCCTTATTCTTCACCGCATTGAACAAGGCTATAAAATCTGTTCCCAGTCCATAGCTGCCCAATTCCATCACGTCCTTTGCAGCATTTGCGGCAGCTGTCCATTTTTGCGGATCAGCGTTGTGATTTAATAAAGGGCTTGCACGATACAAAAGAATGCGTGATTTTAAAGCCAGTGCCGCTCCTTTATTTGCTCTTCCGATGTTCTGGTCTGTGACTGTTTCCGGTAATAAAAGATTTTTTACCGCCTCAATTTCTGAAAGGATATAATCATAACATTCATCCGCTGTATTTCTCTTCAGGTTGACGTTATCATTAAGACCAAATATTTTATCACCGACCAATGGCACACCAGCCCATCTTTTCACCAGTTCAAAATAAAAGTAAGCACGAAGGAAACGCGCTTCTGCTTTCCATTGTATTTTCAGTTCAGGTGTAGTAGGTACCAGGTCTATTTTACTCAGGAACATGTTTGCCCTGCGGATACCAGTATAATTTCTTGCCCAGGTATTGTCAGGCACATTCTGTCCCGAAACCAGTCCGGTTCTGAAGCCCTCCACGATACTCCCATTCTCTGAGGATACCGCATCATCGGTACCTACATCCAGAAAGTTCCCAAATACCCTGTTGTATCCATCAGGCAATTGCAGATAGGTACCATTGAGAAACTGCTTGGCATAATCTGCATTCTTATCTATTTGATCAAAAACCAGATCTTCTCCTATTCTTTCCAGGGGTTCGGTTTCGATTGATTTGGAACAGGAAGCTATGATGACAACCAAGCTCAGCCCTGTAATTATATTTTTTATACGCTTCATCGCTTTAATTTTCAGGTTTAAAATTGTAGGTTGATTCCAAAATTGAAGACACGCTGATTTGGATAATCCCAGCTCACTACTTCCGGATCTACCCTTTCCAATGGTGTAATGGTCAGCAGGTTGCTGCCATTGACGAAGATCCTTGCCCTGTCCAGTTTAATGAAGCTGATCCAGCGCTGCGGTAAAGAGTAGGCCACTTCCACATTCTTCAGGCGCAGGTAACTTCCATTCTTTAACCAGAAAGAAGATGCACGCTGGTTATTGATGTTATTTCCTACTGTCAGACGCGGATAAGTAGCTGTACTGGCGGTTGCAGGAGTCCAGCGGTCCAGGTGATGAGCAAATGCCTGTCCGGAACCACCTAAGCCAAAAGATTGAAACTCGTAGGTACCCGCGCCATTTACAAATACATTTCTATTGCTTACGCCATTCCAGACCATAGAAAATTCAAAGCCTTTGTAATTAAGTCCGGCAGTAAGTCCATAAAAAACCATTGGTTTTGTGCTTCCCAGCGCCTGTTCATCAAAAACATTGATTACTCCATCCCCATTCAGGTCTTTATACCTGATGTCGCCCGGTACCGCTTTATACCCATCTATTTTAGCACTGTTGTCAATTTCTGCCTGATTTTGAAAGAATCCATCGGCCACCACTCCGAAAGGCTGGCCTGCCGGAAGTCCGGTTCTTTTCATCCAGTCGTAAGGTCTGATGACTTCATCCATGTAGTCTACCTTACTTTTGCTGATGGAGGCGTTTGCATTTACAAACCAGTTGACCTGACCAGTCTGGCCATGATAACCTGCTGTCAGTTCTACCCCGCTATAAGTTCTTTTTCCGATATTCTCATTCGGTCTTTCGTTTCCGATAATGGCACTGGCATTGGTTCCCCTTTGTTGTAAAAGACCACTGTAAGCATTGTGATAATACTCGGCCGAAAATTGAAGTCTGTTTTGAAATAAGGCGATATCCAGGCCAACATTCAGCTTATCGGTAGTTTCCCAGGTCAGGTTAGGGTTGGCCAGAACCGCTTCAATGATAGAACCATTTCCAGTTGCCGGGCTGCCAAAATATACGCTGGAAGAAGCATTATAAAACTGATCGTATACAAAATATCCGGCTCCGTTATTGTCTGCACTACGTCCATAACTTCCCCTTAATTTCAAGGTATTTAAGTTTTTGAAAGATTGCATAAAATCTTCTTTTGAAAGGTCCCATCCCAATCCTGCAGCCGGAAAAAATCCCCATTGATGATTTTTTTGATAGCGGTTCATTCCCATATAAGAAGAGACCAGCTCGATGAAATATTTTTTGCTGTAATTGTATTGAAACCTTGCTGCCAGTGCAGAGTTGTCGATACTCATATCAGCACCGTTGACAAAAGTATCCATGTTATAATTCAGGGAAGCATTGATTTCATGGTTTCCGAAAACCCGGTCATAGCCTGCTAAAAATTC
This region of Pedobacter steynii genomic DNA includes:
- a CDS encoding RagB/SusD family nutrient uptake outer membrane protein — protein: MKRIKNIITGLSLVVIIASCSKSIETEPLERIGEDLVFDQIDKNADYAKQFLNGTYLQLPDGYNRVFGNFLDVGTDDAVSSENGSIVEGFRTGLVSGQNVPDNTWARNYTGIRRANMFLSKIDLVPTTPELKIQWKAEARFLRAYFYFELVKRWAGVPLVGDKIFGLNDNVNLKRNTADECYDYILSEIEAVKNLLLPETVTDQNIGRANKGAALALKSRILLYRASPLLNHNADPQKWTAAANAAKDVMELGSYGLGTDFIALFNAVKNKEIIFMKEQAQNQSVELSNGPIGYTEGNGTTSPTQNLVDAFPMKNGKMPQESGSGYDAADPYKNRDPRFGATIMFNTTQWLSRPLETFNGGLDRPGGSRTQTKTGYYLRKFMGKFENSGTYSNQNHHVILFRYAEILLNYAEAMNELNGPVNEVLDAIKAIRKRAGITAGTDDRYGIAAGITKDQMRKLIINERRIEMAFEEQRFWDIRRWKIAEQVLNSPLKGMNIVKNVDGTFSYTILDIAPAVFDASKNYLFPIPYSEIQTNPNMTQNPGYTY
- a CDS encoding SusC/RagA family TonB-linked outer membrane protein; protein product: MREKLRYSFRNLGLGMLCLAAAQQGAFAQSQDSTFHKKALNDSARKAVRSSYSFQQPASVVPVLFGTQRREQLLQSQGVLSGNELLSFPVAQIEAALYGKFAGLYLLQPSAKPGEDAASVSLRGRNPLVLVDGVPRNLNSINPEQIASVSVLKDALATSIYGMRGGNGVILIETKRGSVAPRKISFTAQTGIQKQLNLPSFLNAADYSTLFNEALVNDGKQPIYTPDAIQKYRDGSDPVLYPNVDWYNSILKKKATQQRYNLNFSGGNEKARYFVDLDYLSQDGFFVSDAKRNSYETNNSFKRYGFRTNIDADLTKNLLLSLNIFGRIRNGNEPGAIDATLLGLTGTDLIYNNLLRTPNNAYPMLNPDGSFGGNQQFTNNLYAQVVGSGYRPAYNRNLGVDFSLKQKLDALLDGLYVKGKGSFNTYYSELINRSKSFAVYQYTPIPGGNPDIIKYGTDGSQNNSSTQNVANRQIYAEFLAGYDRVFGNHEINASLNYNMDTFVNGADMSIDNSALAARFQYNYSKKYFIELVSSYMGMNRYQKNHQWGFFPAAGLGWDLSKEDFMQSFKNLNTLKLRGSYGRSADNNGAGYFVYDQFYNASSSVYFGSPATGNGSIIEAVLANPNLTWETTDKLNVGLDIALFQNRLQFSAEYYHNAYSGLLQQRGTNASAIIGNERPNENIGKRTYSGVELTAGYHGQTGQVNWFVNANASISKSKVDYMDEVIRPYDWMKRTGLPAGQPFGVVADGFFQNQAEIDNSAKIDGYKAVPGDIRYKDLNGDGVINVFDEQALGSTKPMVFYGLTAGLNYKGFEFSMVWNGVSNRNVFVNGAGTYEFQSFGLGGSGQAFAHHLDRWTPATASTATYPRLTVGNNINNQRASSFWLKNGSYLRLKNVEVAYSLPQRWISFIKLDRARIFVNGSNLLTITPLERVDPEVVSWDYPNQRVFNFGINLQF